One Deinococcus humi genomic region harbors:
- the glgC gene encoding glucose-1-phosphate adenylyltransferase — protein MKPRVLGMILAGGQGSRLAPLTQKRSKPAVPFGSKYRIIDFAINNFINSGLFSIYVLTQYKAQSLTEHIQRGWRFGTFLSDYFITLVPAQMYRIEELGPVWYRGTADAVYQNLHLLDNNKADYVAIFSGDHIYKMNVEHMIQTHIDTRADITIAAYPMPQEQAHQFGIMHVDEKWKVTDFLEKPKNPPSIPGQPGTSLTSMGNYIFSRRALEELLVTSMGDGEDGFDFGGDVIPRALSDGYNVMAYDFHKNPIPGQSGPNLYWRDVGTLDAYFDANMDLVSVNPEFGLYNADWPLRTSSEFSPPAKFVHESEGRKGQAFNSIMAGGTIISGGTVRDSVLGRSIHTHSYSVVESCVLFDDVEVGRHSHLRRAIVDKNVVIPPGTKIGLDIEEDRARGFTVTESGVVVVPKGYTF, from the coding sequence ATGAAACCACGCGTACTAGGAATGATTCTGGCTGGCGGGCAGGGCTCACGGTTGGCCCCATTGACGCAGAAGCGCTCCAAGCCTGCCGTGCCCTTCGGCAGCAAGTACCGCATCATCGACTTCGCCATCAACAACTTCATCAACTCCGGGCTGTTCAGCATCTACGTGTTGACCCAGTACAAGGCCCAGAGCCTGACCGAGCACATCCAGCGCGGCTGGCGCTTCGGCACCTTCCTCAGCGACTATTTCATCACCCTGGTCCCGGCGCAGATGTACCGCATTGAGGAACTGGGGCCGGTCTGGTACCGGGGCACGGCGGACGCGGTGTATCAGAATCTGCACCTGCTGGACAACAACAAGGCCGACTATGTGGCGATCTTCTCGGGCGATCACATCTACAAGATGAATGTCGAGCACATGATCCAGACCCATATCGATACCCGCGCCGATATCACCATCGCCGCCTACCCGATGCCGCAGGAGCAGGCGCACCAGTTCGGCATCATGCATGTCGACGAGAAGTGGAAAGTGACGGACTTCCTGGAAAAGCCCAAGAACCCGCCCAGCATCCCTGGGCAGCCGGGCACCAGCCTGACCAGCATGGGCAACTACATCTTCTCGCGCCGCGCCCTGGAAGAGCTGCTGGTGACCAGCATGGGGGACGGCGAGGACGGCTTCGACTTTGGTGGCGACGTGATTCCGCGCGCCCTGTCCGACGGCTACAACGTGATGGCCTACGACTTCCACAAGAACCCCATTCCGGGCCAGAGCGGCCCTAACCTGTACTGGCGCGATGTGGGCACACTGGACGCCTATTTCGACGCCAACATGGATCTGGTCAGTGTGAATCCCGAGTTCGGCCTGTACAACGCCGACTGGCCTTTGCGGACCAGCAGCGAGTTCTCTCCGCCCGCCAAGTTCGTCCACGAGAGCGAGGGCCGCAAGGGGCAGGCCTTCAACTCGATCATGGCCGGCGGCACCATCATCAGCGGCGGCACGGTACGTGACAGCGTGCTGGGGCGCAGCATCCACACGCATTCCTACTCGGTGGTCGAAAGCTGCGTGCTGTTCGACGATGTGGAGGTGGGCCGGCACTCCCACCTGCGCCGGGCCATCGTGGACAAGAACGTCGTGATTCCCCCCGGTACCAAGATCGGCCTGGATATAGAGGAGGACCGCGCACGCGGCTTCACCGTCACCGAGAGTGGTGTGGTGGTGGTGCCGAAGGGCTACACCTTCTAG
- a CDS encoding bifunctional metallophosphatase/5'-nucleotidase, with protein MKFTRSVLLSAALLGTASAAPVTITVLHTDDLHGHLEPTKIGEGMYGGYTRQTTLIKQFAAQDTNPLILSGGDTFQGTLFYNVYKGLADVLFMNYQGYQAMAVGNHEFDDGPAALAKFVDKATFPVLAANIDVSAEPLLKDRIKPYAILSVGGEKVGVVGAVTPDLPLISSPGENVKMLDVMNSIQASVDALRGQGINKIFLVSHLGYTLEQEVAAKVSGLDVIVGGHSHTLLGTFDNKDFPASEGPYPTVVNNPDGNKTLLVASWEWGKVLGRIQVKFDDAGAVQSWEGNPIPVSADIAEDDTAKRMVNTLTVPIAALRRQVVGNAPQGLNGSRELVRKRESGMANVLADAALAAAQRAGADLALVNGGGVRASIDAGPITFDEAITVQPFGNTLTVVDLTGAKIRQALEHGVATWSENKGQFLHVSKGMSYTFDLSKPAGSRVTAVTLNGQPLDDAKTYKVATNNFTASGGDGFTAFEGAPRLDTGTLDIDVLVNYLKANPDLIAEPEGRIVVQNEPK; from the coding sequence ATGAAATTCACTCGGTCCGTTCTCCTGAGCGCCGCCCTGCTGGGGACGGCGTCCGCCGCACCCGTCACGATTACCGTCCTGCACACCGACGACCTGCACGGCCACCTGGAGCCCACCAAGATCGGCGAGGGTATGTACGGCGGTTACACCCGGCAGACCACGCTGATCAAGCAGTTCGCCGCGCAGGACACCAATCCGCTGATCCTGTCGGGCGGCGATACCTTCCAGGGAACGCTGTTCTACAACGTCTACAAGGGTCTGGCCGACGTGCTGTTCATGAACTACCAGGGCTATCAGGCGATGGCCGTGGGCAATCACGAGTTCGACGATGGCCCGGCGGCCCTGGCGAAGTTCGTGGACAAGGCCACCTTCCCAGTTCTGGCAGCAAACATCGACGTCAGCGCTGAACCGCTGCTCAAGGACCGCATCAAGCCCTACGCCATCCTCAGCGTGGGCGGCGAGAAGGTCGGTGTGGTGGGCGCCGTGACCCCCGATCTGCCGCTGATCAGCAGCCCCGGCGAGAACGTCAAGATGCTGGACGTGATGAACAGCATCCAGGCCAGCGTGGACGCGCTGAGGGGCCAGGGCATCAACAAGATCTTCCTGGTCTCGCACCTGGGTTACACGCTGGAGCAGGAGGTCGCGGCGAAGGTGTCGGGCCTGGACGTGATCGTCGGCGGCCACTCGCACACGCTGCTGGGTACCTTTGACAACAAGGATTTCCCAGCCAGCGAGGGACCATACCCCACCGTCGTCAACAACCCGGACGGCAACAAAACCCTACTGGTCGCCTCCTGGGAATGGGGCAAGGTGCTGGGCCGCATTCAGGTCAAGTTCGACGACGCCGGGGCCGTGCAGTCCTGGGAGGGCAACCCCATTCCGGTGTCTGCCGACATCGCCGAGGACGACACCGCCAAGCGCATGGTCAATACCCTGACTGTGCCGATTGCTGCCCTGCGCCGTCAGGTGGTGGGCAACGCGCCCCAAGGCCTGAACGGCAGCCGTGAACTGGTCCGCAAGCGCGAGAGTGGCATGGCGAACGTGCTGGCCGACGCTGCCCTGGCCGCCGCCCAGCGGGCGGGCGCAGATCTGGCGCTGGTCAACGGCGGGGGCGTGCGCGCCAGCATCGACGCCGGGCCGATCACCTTCGACGAGGCCATCACCGTGCAGCCGTTCGGCAACACCCTGACCGTCGTGGACCTGACTGGAGCGAAGATCCGTCAGGCGCTGGAGCATGGCGTCGCCACCTGGAGCGAGAACAAGGGCCAGTTCCTGCACGTCTCCAAGGGCATGAGCTACACCTTCGACCTGTCCAAGCCAGCGGGCAGCCGCGTGACCGCCGTGACCCTGAACGGTCAGCCGCTGGACGACGCCAAGACCTACAAGGTGGCCACCAACAACTTCACGGCGAGCGGCGGCGACGGCTTCACCGCCTTCGAGGGCGCGCCGCGTCTGGACACCGGCACGCTCGATATTGACGTCCTGGTGAACTACCTTAAGGCCAATCCCGACCTGATCGCCGAGCCGGAAGGCCGCATCGTGGTGCAGAACGAACCCAAGTAA
- a CDS encoding thymidine kinase translates to MLRSPFHGGHLEVIVGPMFSGKSEELIRRVTRSLIARQNVLVFKPALDDRYHASAVASHAGRSVEALAVRNVADIRAHLSGEDRLLGAEAGSGKPPLPDVVGIDEVQFFDAEVVTLALELADAGVRVILAGLDLDFRAEPFGPMPQLLARAESVEKLTAICTVCGAPATRSQRLIGGQPARYDDPVVLVGARESYEARCRVHHTVLEQPMSASQPWSEERAVGV, encoded by the coding sequence GTGCTTAGATCTCCCTTTCACGGCGGCCACCTCGAAGTGATCGTCGGTCCCATGTTCAGCGGCAAGAGCGAGGAGCTGATCCGCCGCGTGACCCGCTCGCTGATCGCCAGACAGAATGTGCTGGTGTTTAAACCCGCGTTAGATGACCGCTATCACGCGTCCGCTGTCGCCAGCCACGCCGGGCGTAGCGTGGAGGCGCTGGCGGTGCGGAACGTGGCCGACATCCGCGCCCATCTGTCCGGCGAAGACCGCCTGCTGGGCGCGGAAGCGGGCAGCGGGAAGCCGCCGCTGCCCGACGTGGTGGGCATCGACGAGGTGCAATTCTTCGACGCAGAAGTGGTCACCCTCGCCCTGGAACTGGCCGACGCGGGCGTGCGGGTCATTCTGGCGGGGCTGGATCTGGACTTCCGGGCTGAGCCTTTCGGCCCCATGCCTCAGCTGCTGGCCCGCGCCGAGAGCGTCGAGAAGCTCACGGCCATCTGCACCGTCTGCGGCGCGCCGGCCACCCGCTCCCAGCGCCTGATTGGCGGTCAGCCGGCGCGCTACGACGATCCGGTGGTGCTGGTCGGGGCGCGGGAAAGTTATGAGGCCCGCTGCCGGGTTCACCACACCGTGCTGGAACAGCCCATGTCCGCGTCTCAGCCGTGGAGTGAGGAGCGGGCAGTCGGGGTCTGA
- a CDS encoding Fur family transcriptional regulator, with translation MTGTRSTRQRDVIAQVLGRAPGPLAVTEVFERAQDDLPGLGIATVYRTLKLLTEQGRIHPVTLDGETRYEASGKGHHHHFSCTHCGRVFTLHTCPVALPSGTVYPGGFVVEAHEVTLYGQCPECAGNRGD, from the coding sequence ATGACCGGCACCCGCAGTACCCGTCAGCGCGATGTGATCGCCCAGGTACTCGGCCGTGCGCCGGGACCGCTGGCGGTCACTGAGGTCTTCGAGCGGGCGCAGGACGATCTGCCGGGACTGGGCATTGCCACCGTGTACCGTACGCTGAAACTGTTAACTGAACAGGGCCGCATCCACCCGGTCACGCTCGACGGCGAGACCCGCTACGAGGCGAGTGGCAAGGGCCACCACCACCATTTTTCCTGCACCCATTGCGGGCGCGTGTTCACGCTGCACACCTGTCCCGTCGCGCTCCCCAGCGGCACCGTCTACCCGGGCGGTTTCGTGGTGGAGGCACATGAGGTGACGCTGTACGGACAGTGCCCGGAGTGCGCGGGCAACCGGGGCGACTGA
- a CDS encoding phytoene/squalene synthase family protein translates to MTNASLPSSHTPTALAQAVAHCREVTRDHSKTFYLGSRLFPLRQRQAVWAVYAACRSGDDIADETLIGNAATELDSWWGRVQQAFAGRPGPDPVDTALAWATRTYPIPLSAFEELHEGLRMDLNEHVYRDMDDLTLYCRRVAGVIGFMIAPVSGYHGGEQTLHHALMLGQAMQLTNILRDVGEDLTRGRVYLPQSLLDEYGVSRATLERGQVTPEYRALMAHLCGLARDWYAEGRAGIPCLHGSARLAVATAARAYEGILDDLERAGYDNFRRRAYVSGTRKLLMLPRAWWELRGAVGG, encoded by the coding sequence ATGACCAATGCGTCCCTGCCCTCCTCCCATACCCCCACTGCCCTGGCGCAGGCGGTGGCCCATTGCCGGGAGGTGACGCGGGACCACAGCAAGACCTTTTACCTGGGCTCACGTTTGTTCCCGCTCCGGCAACGGCAGGCGGTCTGGGCGGTGTACGCCGCCTGCCGGAGCGGGGACGATATCGCCGACGAAACGCTGATCGGCAACGCCGCGACGGAATTGGACAGCTGGTGGGGCCGTGTCCAGCAGGCGTTTGCCGGACGGCCTGGACCTGACCCGGTGGACACCGCGCTGGCCTGGGCCACCCGCACCTACCCGATTCCCCTGTCGGCCTTTGAGGAATTGCATGAGGGTCTGCGGATGGATCTGAACGAGCACGTCTACCGCGACATGGACGATCTGACGCTGTACTGTCGCCGGGTGGCGGGCGTGATTGGATTCATGATTGCTCCCGTCAGCGGTTATCACGGTGGCGAGCAGACACTCCACCACGCCTTGATGCTGGGCCAGGCCATGCAACTGACCAACATTCTGCGCGACGTGGGCGAGGACCTGACGCGCGGCCGGGTCTACCTGCCCCAGAGTCTGCTCGACGAATACGGCGTCAGTCGCGCCACCCTGGAACGTGGTCAGGTCACGCCCGAGTACCGCGCCCTGATGGCCCACCTGTGTGGTCTGGCCCGCGACTGGTACGCCGAGGGCCGCGCTGGGATTCCCTGCCTGCACGGCAGCGCCCGCCTGGCCGTCGCTACTGCCGCCCGCGCCTATGAGGGGATCCTGGACGATCTGGAACGCGCCGGATACGATAATTTCCGTCGCCGCGCCTACGTCAGCGGCACCCGCAAGCTGCTGATGTTGCCCCGAGCATGGTGGGAATTGCGGGGCGCAGTGGGTGGATAG
- a CDS encoding Hsp20/alpha crystallin family protein: MNEPVLARLQHLMTLREEVETLGAGPWIPAADWADEDAHLTLYLDVPGISPERLEMHEEDGMLTVAGERTAPEGLLSAERASGIFRRVLTFPREVLPQTGEAHLAGGVLTVRFQKKHPTIDVGVRPG, translated from the coding sequence ATGAATGAGCCGGTGCTGGCCCGCCTGCAACACCTGATGACCCTGCGCGAGGAGGTGGAGACCCTCGGGGCCGGGCCCTGGATTCCCGCCGCCGACTGGGCTGATGAGGACGCCCACCTCACGCTGTATCTGGACGTGCCGGGTATCTCTCCGGAGCGGCTGGAGATGCACGAGGAGGACGGCATGCTGACCGTGGCCGGGGAGCGCACCGCTCCGGAAGGCTTGTTGAGCGCCGAACGGGCTTCCGGGATCTTCCGACGCGTACTGACCTTCCCGCGCGAGGTGCTGCCGCAGACGGGGGAAGCGCATCTGGCGGGGGGTGTCTTGACCGTGCGTTTTCAGAAAAAGCACCCCACCATTGATGTCGGTGTGCGCCCCGGGTAG
- a CDS encoding class I SAM-dependent methyltransferase, with the protein MTSVTRKPQMQGNLNPAPPQGPTLSLAQHSNMLELTARAYALWRARSLGVLSGGPFSLEREARLFRALCQPQADETWLDAGTSAGFYAGVLAEAGCRVLAADLSPPMLREGQRREQSPRIDWALLNLEDSGLPSGGFNGVTVGATLNETQDPARFLHELARVLRPGGQLWLMYVPRTGGPLQGLLSKPALGGLNFPDPAWVGRHLPGMTLTDGLEVGAVRFGRYVKDSGPSSAAPPRPESTSEV; encoded by the coding sequence ATGACTTCTGTGACCCGAAAGCCCCAGATGCAAGGAAATCTGAACCCTGCCCCGCCACAGGGGCCGACGCTGAGCCTTGCCCAGCACAGCAATATGCTGGAGCTGACCGCGCGTGCGTATGCGCTGTGGCGTGCACGATCTCTGGGCGTGCTCAGCGGCGGGCCCTTCAGTCTGGAGCGCGAGGCCCGGCTGTTCCGGGCGCTGTGTCAGCCGCAGGCCGACGAGACGTGGCTGGACGCCGGCACCAGCGCGGGCTTTTACGCTGGTGTGCTGGCAGAGGCGGGGTGCCGGGTGCTGGCCGCCGACCTGAGCCCCCCGATGTTGCGCGAGGGCCAGCGGCGCGAGCAAAGTCCCCGGATCGACTGGGCACTGTTAAATCTGGAGGACAGTGGCCTGCCGTCGGGGGGGTTCAACGGCGTGACTGTGGGCGCGACCCTGAACGAGACGCAGGACCCGGCCCGCTTTCTGCATGAGCTGGCCCGGGTCCTGCGGCCTGGCGGTCAGCTGTGGCTGATGTACGTGCCGCGCACTGGCGGACCGCTCCAGGGTCTTCTCTCGAAACCCGCGCTGGGCGGTCTGAACTTTCCAGATCCAGCCTGGGTGGGGCGGCACCTGCCCGGAATGACGCTGACCGACGGCCTGGAGGTCGGCGCGGTGAGATTCGGGCGCTACGTCAAGGACAGCGGCCCGTCCAGCGCTGCGCCGCCCCGCCCCGAGTCAACAAGCGAAGTGTAA
- a CDS encoding TrkH family potassium uptake protein, producing MTRPPAPDPRFPNPSAAGMRRKPWLSRLRPPQLIALTFALAILVGAGLLALPISLEPGQSIRPIQALFMATSAVCVTGLGVVDVGTTFTTFGEVVMLLLIQIGGLGLITLGTLFAIALRRRVGIADRIQVAQQVNTLELGGVVKLVRTIVLSSVLVELVGTVLLSSVFVPEEGLGRGLYFSLFHSVSAFNNAGFSLYATGLTGFVTNPIINLVIPLLIVLGGMGFLVQLNVLAYLRDRRRNRLNANSKLSLVMMAALLLVGTLSFALLEWTNPATLGTLPLGGKILAAWFHGVTPRTAGFNTLDYSTMHYGTIFVTILLMFIGANPGSTGGGIKTTTFYVMMASAWGMVRGRHDTTLFRRRIGTTTILRAMTVGLLSLGLVNLGFLLMLLLNTNPELKFVQLFFETISAFATVGLSMNTTPLLNPDQEVVLIFLMFLGRIGPLTFAVAFSRPDSRTLVRYPQEQDILIG from the coding sequence ATGACCCGGCCCCCCGCCCCCGACCCGCGTTTTCCAAATCCGTCTGCCGCCGGAATGCGGCGCAAGCCCTGGCTCTCGCGGCTGCGCCCGCCGCAACTGATTGCCCTGACCTTTGCGCTGGCCATTCTGGTGGGCGCCGGGCTGCTGGCCCTGCCCATCAGTCTGGAGCCGGGGCAGAGCATCCGCCCGATTCAGGCGCTGTTCATGGCAACGAGCGCCGTGTGCGTGACCGGGCTGGGGGTGGTGGACGTGGGGACCACCTTTACCACCTTCGGCGAGGTGGTGATGCTGTTGCTGATCCAGATTGGTGGCCTGGGACTGATCACGCTGGGCACGCTGTTCGCCATTGCGCTGCGGCGACGGGTGGGCATCGCCGACCGCATTCAGGTGGCGCAGCAGGTCAACACCCTGGAGCTGGGCGGGGTGGTCAAGCTAGTGCGGACGATTGTCCTGAGTTCGGTGCTGGTGGAACTGGTCGGCACCGTGTTGCTCTCCAGCGTTTTCGTGCCCGAAGAAGGGCTGGGCAGAGGATTGTATTTCTCGCTGTTTCACTCGGTCAGCGCCTTCAACAACGCGGGGTTCAGCCTGTACGCCACTGGCCTAACCGGTTTCGTGACCAACCCGATCATCAATCTGGTCATCCCATTGCTGATCGTGCTGGGCGGCATGGGCTTTCTGGTGCAGCTGAACGTGCTGGCGTACCTCAGAGACCGCCGCCGCAACCGCCTCAACGCCAACAGCAAACTGTCGCTGGTCATGATGGCGGCGCTGCTGCTGGTCGGCACGCTCAGTTTCGCGCTGCTGGAATGGACCAATCCGGCCACACTGGGCACATTGCCCCTGGGCGGCAAAATACTGGCCGCGTGGTTTCACGGCGTCACGCCGCGCACCGCCGGCTTCAACACGCTGGACTACAGCACCATGCACTACGGCACCATCTTCGTCACCATCTTGCTGATGTTCATCGGGGCCAACCCAGGCTCTACGGGCGGTGGCATCAAGACCACCACCTTCTACGTGATGATGGCCTCCGCGTGGGGCATGGTGCGCGGGCGACACGACACCACGCTGTTCCGGCGGCGCATCGGCACCACCACGATCCTGCGGGCCATGACCGTGGGGCTGCTGAGTCTGGGACTGGTCAATCTGGGTTTCCTGCTGATGCTGTTGCTGAACACCAATCCAGAGCTGAAGTTTGTACAGCTGTTCTTCGAGACCATCAGCGCCTTCGCCACCGTGGGCCTGAGTATGAACACCACGCCGCTGCTAAACCCGGATCAAGAGGTCGTGCTGATCTTCCTGATGTTCCTGGGCCGTATCGGTCCGCTGACCTTCGCCGTGGCCTTCAGCCGTCCGGATTCCAGGACGCTGGTGCGCTACCCACAGGAGCAAGACATTCTGATCGGCTGA
- the rpmE gene encoding 50S ribosomal protein L31: MKKDIHPKAVPTKIIYQGKVIMETMSTRPEIHVDVWSGVHPFWTGEERFLDTEGRVDKFNKRFGDSYRTKKK, from the coding sequence ATGAAAAAAGATATCCACCCCAAAGCTGTTCCCACCAAAATCATTTATCAGGGCAAGGTCATCATGGAAACCATGAGCACCCGCCCCGAGATTCACGTTGACGTCTGGAGCGGCGTTCACCCCTTCTGGACAGGCGAAGAACGCTTCCTGGACACCGAGGGCCGCGTGGACAAGTTCAACAAGCGCTTCGGCGACAGCTACCGCACCAAGAAGAAGTAA
- a CDS encoding methyltransferase domain-containing protein translates to MPRSPRPDRFQPAGKRKSRPHSRTGPADHRARQPAHEYELEVLPGLEHVAATELQTVPLARDIHGLRFWFPGDPERLTRLRSALAVYRVRTWDVPRPRGLLGHQQLGELTDFLRSVLAVGGQTSFRLGAAGKESGVMQRLAEELENALELPYRPEDGQLLIRLRPETDGPGWDVLARTTPRPLSARPWRACNMHGGLNATLAYATHKLAGQRDVDRIFNPMCGSGTLLIERDLLGPSDALVGVDIDASAVDCARTNIQAAGREIEVARIDALQTGLPARSFDLIVADLPWGDAIGTHGGNAALYPVFLEEMHRLLSRQGRMAVITHEIRLFEGLLEGQSRWNAREILQVSSGGHHPKVYLLNRR, encoded by the coding sequence ATGCCTCGCTCCCCACGTCCAGACCGTTTTCAACCCGCCGGGAAGAGGAAGAGTCGTCCCCACTCCAGAACAGGCCCCGCCGATCACCGTGCCCGCCAGCCCGCCCACGAGTACGAGCTGGAAGTGCTGCCGGGTCTAGAACATGTCGCGGCCACCGAATTGCAGACCGTCCCACTGGCCCGCGACATCCACGGGCTGCGCTTCTGGTTTCCAGGTGACCCCGAACGCCTGACCCGGCTGCGCTCGGCGCTGGCCGTCTATCGGGTCCGCACCTGGGACGTGCCGCGCCCGCGCGGGCTGCTGGGCCACCAGCAACTGGGCGAGCTGACCGACTTTCTGCGCAGCGTACTGGCCGTGGGCGGCCAGACCTCCTTCCGGCTGGGCGCGGCGGGCAAGGAGTCGGGCGTGATGCAGCGCCTGGCCGAGGAACTTGAGAACGCGCTGGAACTGCCCTACCGTCCCGAAGACGGCCAGTTGCTGATCCGCCTGCGTCCCGAAACGGACGGTCCGGGCTGGGATGTGCTGGCCCGCACCACGCCCAGGCCACTCAGCGCGCGGCCCTGGCGGGCGTGCAACATGCACGGCGGTCTGAACGCCACGCTGGCTTACGCCACCCATAAACTGGCCGGGCAGCGCGACGTGGACCGCATCTTCAACCCAATGTGCGGCAGCGGCACCCTGCTGATCGAGCGCGACCTGCTGGGGCCGAGCGACGCTCTGGTGGGCGTGGACATCGACGCGTCGGCGGTGGACTGTGCCAGGACCAACATCCAGGCGGCCGGACGGGAGATCGAGGTGGCGCGTATCGACGCGCTTCAGACCGGCCTTCCGGCCCGCTCCTTCGACCTGATCGTGGCCGACTTGCCGTGGGGCGACGCCATCGGCACGCACGGGGGCAACGCGGCGCTGTACCCAGTCTTCCTGGAAGAAATGCACCGCCTGCTCAGCCGACAGGGCCGCATGGCCGTGATCACCCACGAGATCCGGCTGTTCGAGGGCCTGCTGGAAGGCCAGTCGCGTTGGAACGCACGCGAAATACTGCAGGTTTCCAGTGGCGGCCATCATCCGAAGGTCTACCTGCTGAACAGGCGGTAA
- the miaA gene encoding tRNA (adenosine(37)-N6)-dimethylallyltransferase MiaA: MSPSRPLQIPLLIAPTAAGKSALALELAADPALGAALEVVSADAFTVYRGLDIGTAKPTAAEREAVPHHLLDVTEVTENYDVARYVREAEVAIADVLERGRVPLVVGGTTFYLAALLRGLPLTPPADPVERAAVEADLAERGLDALLADIAAHDPAEAVRMERNPRRVVRATEIYRRTGRYPGSFGTRPPQFQYAVTAFTRPGPELEARMQKRVETMFAAGWAEEAAWLAARLPADTVPRPTAWQALGYREAWAVHTGELDEAQATARIVLASRQYAKRQLTAMRSQLGAQVLTPRAAGVRFGEAARAAHKLSVN, from the coding sequence ATGTCGCCGTCACGCCCCCTTCAGATTCCCCTGCTGATTGCCCCCACCGCTGCCGGGAAGTCGGCGCTGGCCCTGGAACTGGCTGCCGATCCGGCCCTGGGAGCCGCGCTGGAGGTGGTTTCGGCAGACGCCTTCACGGTGTACCGGGGGCTGGATATCGGCACTGCCAAACCCACGGCTGCCGAACGGGAGGCCGTGCCCCACCACCTGCTGGACGTGACAGAGGTGACTGAGAACTACGACGTCGCCCGTTACGTACGGGAGGCCGAGGTCGCCATCGCGGATGTGCTGGAACGCGGGCGCGTGCCGCTGGTGGTGGGCGGCACGACGTTCTACCTCGCGGCCCTGCTGCGGGGTTTGCCGCTGACCCCGCCGGCGGACCCCGTGGAGCGCGCCGCCGTGGAGGCCGATCTGGCCGAGCGCGGGCTGGACGCCCTGCTGGCCGACATCGCTGCCCACGATCCGGCGGAAGCGGTCCGTATGGAGCGCAATCCTCGCCGCGTGGTGCGTGCCACAGAAATTTATCGCCGCACCGGACGGTATCCCGGCTCTTTCGGCACCCGTCCGCCGCAGTTTCAGTATGCCGTGACCGCCTTTACCCGCCCTGGCCCCGAGCTGGAGGCGCGGATGCAGAAGCGTGTGGAGACCATGTTCGCCGCAGGCTGGGCCGAAGAGGCGGCGTGGCTGGCGGCCCGATTGCCTGCGGACACCGTGCCGCGCCCCACTGCCTGGCAGGCCCTGGGGTACCGCGAGGCCTGGGCGGTCCACACCGGGGAGCTGGATGAAGCCCAGGCGACGGCGCGGATTGTGCTGGCCTCGCGGCAGTATGCCAAGCGGCAGCTCACCGCGATGCGCAGTCAGCTGGGCGCGCAGGTGCTCACGCCAAGGGCGGCTGGGGTGCGCTTCGGGGAAGCCGCGAGAGCCGCCCATAAGCTGAGTGTTAATTAG
- a CDS encoding phage holin family protein — MEERKSMGGAIVDVFDAGVTLVKSEINALVKKFSDIAKAKGLGVVLLLAATGPLVLALIFLILFVFYGLIRLGLGAWAAALLIALFSFVVTGVMILLGIRKLGAEVETDEPRAKSFEAMSEDERLEAQYQAEQAEKAARERRAAQAASAQSHVPTGTPTSTVVVSSSAKPRGTAGLAAVGASAGTGVSGQQTREQDSRQPASRTSVEVPRDPGQYASGENRYVSDDGRQATVRVEGGTSTVPVYESESDGSPRMYGGSLNQKLDKGEVPSANHAEPGVRTDKHHDPHLQGPVVLNDAPGISVSTTPTYQEDIKKGGGES, encoded by the coding sequence ATGGAAGAACGCAAGAGTATGGGAGGGGCCATCGTCGACGTGTTCGATGCCGGCGTGACCCTCGTTAAATCTGAGATCAACGCGCTGGTCAAGAAGTTCAGCGACATCGCCAAAGCCAAGGGCCTTGGCGTGGTGCTGCTGCTGGCCGCCACCGGACCGCTGGTGCTGGCGCTGATCTTCCTGATTCTGTTCGTGTTCTACGGTCTGATCCGCCTGGGCCTGGGGGCCTGGGCCGCCGCGCTGCTGATCGCGCTGTTCAGCTTCGTGGTAACGGGCGTGATGATCCTGCTGGGCATTCGCAAGCTGGGGGCCGAGGTAGAGACCGATGAACCCCGCGCCAAGAGCTTTGAAGCCATGAGCGAGGACGAGCGCCTTGAGGCCCAGTATCAGGCGGAGCAGGCCGAGAAGGCCGCCCGCGAACGCCGCGCCGCCCAGGCAGCGTCGGCACAGAGTCACGTTCCCACAGGCACCCCGACCAGCACCGTGGTCGTCTCATCCAGCGCCAAACCGCGCGGCACCGCCGGTTTGGCGGCAGTTGGGGCCAGCGCCGGCACGGGCGTGTCGGGGCAGCAGACCAGGGAGCAGGATTCTCGCCAGCCGGCCAGCCGGACCTCGGTGGAAGTGCCCCGTGATCCAGGCCAATACGCCAGCGGCGAAAACCGCTACGTCAGCGATGATGGCCGGCAGGCCACCGTGCGCGTTGAGGGCGGCACCTCCACCGTCCCGGTCTACGAGAGTGAATCGGACGGCTCCCCCAGAATGTACGGTGGGTCTCTGAACCAGAAGCTGGACAAGGGCGAGGTGCCCAGTGCCAATCACGCTGAGCCAGGCGTGCGGACCGATAAGCACCATGACCCCCACCTGCAAGGGCCTGTGGTGCTGAACGACGCTCCCGGCATCAGTGTCAGCACCACGCCCACCTACCAGGAAGACATCAAGAAGGGCGGAGGTGAGTCCTGA